A stretch of the Pan troglodytes isolate AG18354 chromosome 20, NHGRI_mPanTro3-v2.0_pri, whole genome shotgun sequence genome encodes the following:
- the BSG gene encoding basigin, producing MAAALFVLLGFALLGTHGASGAAGTVFTTVEDLGSKILLTCYMNDSATEVTGHRWLKGGVVLEEDALPGQKTEFKVDSDDQWGEYSCVFLPEPMGTANIQLHGPPRVKAVKSSEHINEGETAVLVCKSESVPPVTDWAWYKITDSGDKALMNGSESRFFVSSLQGRSELHIENLNMEADPGQYRCNGNSSEGSDQAVITLRVRSHLAALWPFLGIVAEVLVLVTIIFIYEKRRKPEDVLDDDDAGSAPLKSSGQHQNDKGKNVRQRNSS from the exons CCGGCACAGTCTTCACTACCGTAGAAGACCTTGGCTCCAAGATACTCCTCACCTGCTACATGAATGACAGCGCCACAGAGGTCACCGGGCACCGCTGGCTGAAGGGGGGCGTGGTGCTGGAGGAGGACGCGCTGCCCGGCCAGAAAACGGAGTTCAA GGTGGACTCGGACGACCAGTGGGGAGAGTACTCCTGCGTCTTCCTCCCGGAGCCCATGGGCACGGCCAACATCCAGCTCCACG GGCCTCCCAGAGTGAAGGCTGTGAAGTCGTCAGAACACATCAACGAGGGGGAGACGGCCGTGCTGGTCTGCAAGTCAGAGTCCGTGCCACCCGTCACCGACTGGGCCTGGTACAAGATCACTGACTCTGGGGACAAG GCCCTCATGAACGGCTCCGAGAGCAGGTTCTTCGTGAGTTCCTTGCAGGGCCGGTCAGAGCTACACATTGAGAACCTGAACATGGAGGCCGACCCCGGCCAGTACCGGTGCAACGGCAACAGCTCCGAGGGCTCTGACCAGGCCGTCATCACGCTCCGCGTGCGCAGCCACCTGGCCGCCCTCTGGCCCTTCCTGGGCATCGTGGCTGAGGTGCTGGTGCTGGTCACCATCATCTTCATCTACGAGAAGCGCCGGAAGCCCGAGGACGTCCTGGATG ATGACGACGCCGGCTCTGCACCCCT GAAGAGCAGCGGGCAGCACCAGAACGACAAAGGCAAGAACGTCCGCCAGAGGAACTCCtcctga